The following are encoded in a window of Haloarcula halophila genomic DNA:
- a CDS encoding ABC transporter ATP-binding protein, translating into MARLTLDKVTKVFDDDGERIVAVDDVSVEIGDGEFLVLVGPSGCGKSTTLRMIAGLEDISDGEIRLGETVLNDIPATDRDIAMVFQSYALYPHMSVKENMAFGLEEATDMPDDEISRRVEETAELLGIGDLINRQPSELSGGQQQRVALGRAIVREPEVFLMDEPLANLDAKLRAEMRTELQQIQNNLGTTTVYVTHDQVEAMTMSDRIAILDEGVLQQCGTPLECYHQPNNLFVAGFIGEPSMNFFDIERHGSILVADDFEYPLSDTTVSKLGNTTDLTLGIRPEDVVLKSSVESDTDYHAIVDVVEPKGDENVVHLVFEGNDPENGTFKAVIDGMKSVTAGQRIVVGFPEDAIHVFEASSGKALRNRELDAAESPRIQ; encoded by the coding sequence ATGGCACGCTTGACACTCGATAAGGTAACGAAAGTATTCGACGACGACGGCGAGCGGATCGTCGCTGTCGACGACGTCTCAGTAGAGATCGGCGACGGCGAGTTTCTGGTACTGGTCGGCCCGTCCGGCTGTGGGAAATCCACGACACTCCGGATGATCGCGGGCCTGGAAGACATCTCGGACGGCGAAATTCGGCTGGGTGAGACGGTCCTCAACGACATCCCGGCGACCGACCGAGATATCGCGATGGTGTTCCAGTCCTACGCGCTGTACCCACACATGAGCGTCAAGGAGAACATGGCGTTCGGACTGGAAGAGGCGACGGACATGCCCGACGACGAGATCAGCCGCCGGGTCGAGGAGACCGCGGAGCTACTGGGGATCGGCGATCTCATCAACCGCCAACCCTCGGAACTCTCCGGTGGGCAACAGCAGCGAGTCGCACTGGGTCGGGCGATCGTACGCGAACCCGAAGTGTTCCTGATGGACGAGCCGCTGGCGAACCTCGATGCGAAGCTCCGGGCGGAGATGCGGACCGAGCTCCAGCAGATCCAGAACAACCTCGGGACGACGACGGTGTACGTCACTCACGACCAGGTCGAAGCGATGACGATGTCCGATCGGATCGCCATCCTCGACGAGGGTGTCCTCCAGCAGTGTGGCACCCCCCTGGAGTGTTACCACCAGCCGAACAACCTCTTTGTCGCCGGGTTCATCGGCGAGCCGTCGATGAACTTCTTCGACATCGAGCGCCACGGCTCGATCCTGGTCGCCGACGACTTCGAGTACCCGCTCTCGGACACGACTGTCTCGAAACTGGGCAACACCACGGACCTGACACTGGGTATCCGGCCGGAGGACGTCGTGCTCAAATCCAGCGTTGAGTCCGACACCGACTACCACGCGATCGTTGACGTCGTCGAACCGAAAGGCGACGAGAACGTCGTCCACCTCGTCTTCGAGGGCAACGACCCCGAAAACGGGACGTTCAAGGCAGTCATCGACGGGATGAAAAGCGTCACCGCGGGTCAACGGATCGTCGTCGGGTTCCCGGAAGACGCGATCCACGTCTTCGAGGCGTCCAGCGGCAAAGCGCTTCGGAACCGTGAACTCGACGCCGCGGAGTCGCCCCGGATTCAGTAG
- a CDS encoding ABC transporter substrate-binding protein: MTDDNSDKRISRRNALRIAGAAGAASLAGCGGDGGSGGDGGSGDGNSGDGSSGDGGSGDGSSGDGGDEQTQTNALEVAHWWGEGDGLEAIQSVMDAFTEKYPYVDFDDNLIAGGAGQNLQSNIRTRIQNGNHPSTWQNWPGAALTPYTDANLLEDIEESVWNENNMKDGYLAGPQAAAQPAGNYVTVPLNIHRINNLFYNVSVIEDAGVDPSSLSSPSDVTDALQAVSEAGYTGMAHQTNAPWSTIQLFATVYLGVTDAETYAQTFEEGQIEANRDSLAEALDIVRDYSEFYPSDAGSISWTEGNSEIINGNAGFIHQGDWAAGTYVTTDGFNYGEDWDYIPYPGTEGYYSLNMDSFPYPVDNPSPEATTLWCRFVGTTEAQEIFCPGKGAIPPRGDASTEPFNDFSADQIEDFQNSDAQPRSLAHGLAAPPEVASGASSAVSSFISGASNEEVINQMVNAWS, translated from the coding sequence ATGACTGACGACAACTCTGACAAACGGATTTCGAGACGGAACGCGCTGCGCATCGCGGGTGCTGCTGGCGCTGCATCACTGGCTGGCTGTGGTGGTGACGGTGGCTCCGGTGGGGACGGTGGCTCCGGTGACGGCAACTCAGGAGATGGGAGCTCCGGTGACGGTGGCTCCGGGGATGGCAGCTCCGGCGACGGTGGAGACGAGCAGACACAGACAAACGCGCTGGAAGTCGCTCACTGGTGGGGAGAGGGCGACGGTCTGGAGGCCATCCAATCGGTGATGGACGCCTTCACAGAGAAGTATCCGTACGTCGACTTCGACGACAACCTCATCGCCGGCGGTGCCGGGCAGAACCTCCAGTCGAACATCCGGACCCGGATCCAGAACGGCAACCACCCGAGTACCTGGCAGAACTGGCCCGGTGCGGCACTGACGCCGTATACCGATGCCAACCTGCTCGAAGATATCGAGGAGTCCGTCTGGAACGAGAACAACATGAAGGATGGGTACCTCGCGGGTCCCCAGGCCGCGGCGCAGCCGGCCGGAAACTACGTGACGGTGCCGTTGAACATCCACCGGATCAACAACCTGTTCTACAACGTCAGCGTCATCGAGGATGCTGGTGTCGATCCGTCCAGCCTGAGTTCACCGTCGGACGTTACCGACGCGCTCCAGGCGGTTTCGGAAGCAGGCTACACGGGGATGGCCCACCAAACCAACGCGCCATGGTCGACCATCCAGCTGTTCGCGACGGTGTACCTCGGTGTCACCGACGCCGAGACCTACGCCCAGACCTTCGAGGAGGGCCAGATCGAGGCCAACCGCGACTCGCTCGCGGAGGCACTCGACATCGTTCGGGACTACAGCGAATTCTACCCCAGCGACGCCGGTTCGATCTCCTGGACCGAAGGGAACTCCGAGATCATCAACGGCAACGCCGGCTTTATCCACCAGGGTGACTGGGCGGCAGGGACCTACGTCACGACTGACGGGTTCAACTACGGCGAGGACTGGGACTACATCCCGTACCCCGGGACGGAGGGCTACTACTCGCTGAACATGGACTCGTTCCCGTACCCGGTCGACAACCCGTCACCGGAAGCGACGACGCTGTGGTGCCGGTTCGTCGGCACGACCGAGGCACAGGAGATCTTCTGCCCCGGCAAGGGTGCGATCCCGCCCCGTGGCGACGCCTCGACCGAGCCGTTCAACGACTTCTCGGCCGACCAGATCGAGGACTTCCAGAACAGCGACGCACAGCCCCGGTCGCTGGCACACGGTCTGGCGGCACCGCCCGAAGTCGCCTCCGGCGCGAGTTCGGCCGTCTCCTCGTTCATCAGTGGTGCCTCGAACGAAGAGGTCATCAACCAGATGGTCAACGCCTGGAGCTAA
- a CDS encoding Gfo/Idh/MocA family protein, with amino-acid sequence MSDPSSVRLGIVGLGNIANIHCDALEASGLEETLVAGVDIDADARAAFADTYGVDVYENHEEMFAEIDAVLVTTPNRFHEEYVVDALAAGLDVLVEKPLAHTLESATRIAEAAEDAEGFCMVGFHKRFAEPVEVLDGYRRRGELGDVNHVEADYIRRRGIPARGSWFTQKSVSGGGSLIDIGVHALDLSLYLSGYPEVTEVSGVTRANFGTDDDYSYVKMWGEDQGASGFDVDDSVSALARCADGTTISLEVAWASNRSNSQQYYVRGDEAGAGLDLASGELTLYESSSQGGDHHRTTEIETREGGAHVAETTRFVEAVAEGQAPERNTVEEALTVQKVIDGIYRSSEAGEAVRIE; translated from the coding sequence ATGAGTGACCCGTCTTCAGTTCGACTCGGAATCGTCGGTCTCGGCAACATCGCGAATATCCACTGTGACGCGCTCGAAGCGAGTGGCCTCGAAGAGACGCTCGTCGCCGGCGTCGATATCGATGCGGACGCCCGAGCCGCGTTCGCCGACACGTACGGCGTAGACGTCTACGAGAACCACGAAGAGATGTTCGCGGAGATCGACGCCGTCCTCGTGACGACACCGAACCGGTTTCACGAGGAATACGTCGTCGACGCGCTCGCCGCCGGACTCGACGTACTCGTCGAGAAACCACTGGCCCACACCTTGGAGAGTGCAACCCGTATCGCGGAGGCCGCCGAGGACGCCGAGGGGTTCTGTATGGTCGGGTTCCACAAACGGTTTGCGGAACCGGTCGAGGTACTCGACGGCTACCGTCGGCGGGGCGAACTCGGCGACGTGAACCACGTGGAAGCGGACTACATCCGCCGTCGGGGGATCCCCGCCCGAGGCTCGTGGTTCACCCAGAAGTCGGTGTCGGGCGGTGGCTCGCTCATCGATATCGGTGTCCACGCACTCGATCTCTCGCTCTATCTGTCGGGGTATCCGGAAGTCACAGAGGTTTCCGGGGTCACGCGGGCGAACTTCGGCACCGACGACGACTACTCCTACGTCAAGATGTGGGGCGAAGACCAGGGAGCGAGTGGCTTCGACGTCGATGACTCCGTTAGCGCACTCGCCCGCTGTGCGGACGGCACAACGATCTCGCTGGAGGTCGCCTGGGCGAGCAATCGATCGAACAGCCAGCAGTACTACGTTCGTGGCGACGAGGCAGGTGCCGGCCTCGATCTGGCGTCGGGTGAGCTGACCCTCTACGAGAGCAGCAGCCAGGGGGGAGACCACCACAGGACCACGGAGATCGAGACACGAGAGGGCGGGGCACACGTCGCCGAGACGACCCGGTTCGTCGAGGCCGTCGCGGAGGGGCAAGCGCCCGAGCGAAACACCGTCGAAGAGGCCCTCACTGTCCAGAAGGTCATCGACGGGATCTACCGCTCCAGCGAGGCCGGCGAGGCCGTTCGGATCGAATAA
- the trmB gene encoding HTH-type sugar sensing transcriptional regulator TrmB, translating to MPDDSLEAALERVITRFDLGEYEMAAYICVLEHGELTASEIAEHTDIPQPRVYDTARSLSAVGLVELEESRPMKVRAIDPREAFGDIQESLDTLVDDLADRYTAPAREPEAVSLVKSRPTILRYLEDIIDAAEYELLLSLTPSLLGRFEERLAAKRDSGIATEILISPADQVPDPDEFDYTSVATTAMGRRGVTTPVVAVADGNYSMYATRESISGNTDRYGVVFNRSELGFLVSGFLNTVLWTTGEVIATDDSDIPFPRRYGTIRRAISDVTSIEGEFYATIEGRDVETGDHWVISGRVTEASFGSNREIATMVVETADGPVDVGGQVAAYEDIEAYEIRIGRDEPPGK from the coding sequence ATGCCCGACGACAGTCTCGAAGCTGCGCTCGAACGTGTTATCACACGGTTCGATCTGGGCGAATACGAGATGGCCGCTTACATCTGTGTTCTCGAACACGGCGAGCTCACAGCTTCCGAGATCGCCGAACACACCGATATCCCACAGCCACGGGTGTACGATACCGCTCGAAGTCTGAGCGCTGTCGGCCTCGTCGAACTGGAGGAGTCACGTCCGATGAAGGTCCGTGCGATCGACCCCCGTGAGGCGTTCGGTGATATCCAGGAGTCGCTCGATACGCTCGTCGACGACCTCGCGGATCGGTACACGGCACCGGCACGCGAACCGGAGGCAGTCTCGCTCGTGAAATCCCGCCCGACCATTCTCCGGTACCTGGAAGACATCATCGACGCGGCCGAGTACGAACTCCTGTTGTCGCTGACGCCGTCGCTCCTCGGTCGCTTCGAGGAGCGACTGGCCGCCAAACGCGACTCCGGTATCGCGACGGAAATCCTCATCTCGCCGGCGGATCAGGTCCCGGACCCGGACGAGTTCGATTACACGTCGGTCGCGACGACCGCCATGGGGCGTCGCGGTGTCACGACGCCGGTCGTCGCGGTCGCCGACGGAAACTACTCGATGTATGCGACACGGGAGAGCATCAGCGGGAACACGGACCGCTACGGCGTCGTTTTCAACCGCTCGGAACTGGGCTTTCTGGTCTCCGGCTTCCTCAACACCGTGCTGTGGACGACCGGTGAGGTCATCGCGACCGACGACAGCGACATCCCGTTCCCGCGGCGGTATGGAACCATCCGTCGTGCGATCTCCGACGTGACCTCGATCGAAGGCGAGTTCTACGCGACGATCGAGGGACGGGACGTCGAGACGGGGGACCACTGGGTTATCAGCGGCCGCGTCACCGAAGCGTCGTTCGGCTCAAACAGGGAAATCGCGACGATGGTCGTCGAGACGGCGGACGGCCCGGTCGACGTTGGTGGACAGGTAGCCGCCTACGAGGACATCGAGGCCTACGAGATCCGTATCGGCCGTGACGAACCACCCGGAAAGTAA
- a CDS encoding ABC transporter ATP-binding protein — translation MARVKLEHVTKRYDDQGEVVTAVDDMNLDIDHGEFICFVGPSGCGKSTTMETIAGLTIPSEGQIFIGDREVTNLPPKDRGIAMVFQNIALFPHMDVYDNISFGLRLRDYPQDEIDRRVERAADIVQLEGMLGRMPEEMSGGQRQRVAIARAIVREPDVFLMDEPLANLDAKLKVHMRTELQRLHKELDTTIIYVTHDQEEAMTLSDRIAVLNAGSLQQIAPPLTCYNEPDNLFVAGFIGSPSMNFVSATVSENALETPNFTLEFDPTTVEGVGVGDDLTIGIRPEDIYPSQERSEVPDPSMPIPTRTDILEPMGDEIFAYLLLGEGETSMDQERTTDDQLLMSIDPDSAIAEDEDVEVVIDRRNVHLFDSASGDAIVHKLEPIGAGGATAGSEAESDD, via the coding sequence ATGGCACGAGTCAAACTCGAACACGTCACGAAACGCTACGACGATCAAGGTGAAGTAGTCACCGCGGTCGACGACATGAACCTCGACATCGACCACGGCGAGTTCATCTGTTTCGTCGGTCCGTCCGGCTGTGGGAAATCGACGACCATGGAGACGATCGCCGGGCTGACAATCCCCTCCGAGGGGCAGATATTCATCGGCGACCGGGAGGTGACGAACCTCCCGCCGAAAGACCGGGGCATCGCGATGGTGTTCCAGAACATCGCGCTGTTCCCCCACATGGACGTCTACGACAACATCAGCTTCGGCCTCCGACTCCGAGACTACCCACAGGACGAGATCGATCGCCGCGTCGAGCGAGCGGCCGACATCGTCCAACTCGAGGGGATGCTCGGGCGGATGCCCGAAGAGATGTCCGGCGGGCAGCGCCAGCGCGTCGCGATCGCCCGGGCGATCGTCCGCGAACCGGACGTGTTCCTGATGGACGAACCGCTGGCGAACCTCGACGCGAAACTGAAAGTCCACATGCGGACGGAACTCCAGCGCCTCCACAAGGAACTGGACACCACGATCATCTACGTCACCCACGACCAGGAAGAGGCGATGACCCTCTCGGACCGAATCGCCGTCCTCAACGCGGGGAGTCTCCAGCAGATCGCACCGCCGCTGACCTGCTACAACGAGCCCGACAACCTCTTCGTCGCCGGGTTCATCGGCTCGCCGTCGATGAACTTCGTCTCGGCGACGGTCTCGGAGAACGCGCTGGAGACGCCGAACTTTACCTTAGAGTTCGATCCGACGACCGTCGAGGGCGTCGGTGTCGGTGACGATCTGACGATCGGCATCCGACCGGAGGACATCTATCCGTCACAGGAACGAAGCGAGGTTCCCGACCCGTCGATGCCGATCCCGACACGGACGGACATCCTGGAACCGATGGGCGACGAGATCTTCGCCTACTTGCTGCTGGGCGAAGGGGAGACCTCGATGGATCAAGAGCGGACGACCGACGACCAACTGCTGATGAGCATCGACCCCGATTCGGCGATCGCCGAGGACGAAGACGTCGAGGTCGTCATCGACAGGCGGAACGTCCACCTGTTCGACTCCGCCTCGGGTGACGCGATCGTCCACAAGCTCGAACCGATCGGAGCCGGCGGCGCGACAGCCGGCAGCGAAGCGGAATCCGACGACTAA
- a CDS encoding glucose 1-dehydrogenase, which produces MKAIGVRRDGDHPVLLEKERPTPEKGEALVRTLRVGVDGTDHEVIGGAHGGYPDGEDHMVLGHEAVGVIEKPNGTGFDEGQVVVPTVRRKPNGETNEYFRRGEPDMAPEGEYFERGIVGEHGYMAEYFTSPADFLVPVPAELAEYGLFVEPVSITEKANEHAFSTREPFEWRPESACVLGNGSLGLLTLWMLQQKFDRTYCVGRRDRPDPTIEIIDELGSTYIDSRETAVDEIPEAHESVDYVYEATGFAPHSVQTVQALAPNGVGALLGIPEPWDFEIDGGSLHNEIVLHNKCLIGTVNSHITHFEDAVETLSAAPNWLLDDLITTVAEPTDVAPAFENDDDQIKAVVEFDSL; this is translated from the coding sequence ATGAAGGCAATCGGTGTTCGGCGGGACGGGGACCACCCCGTACTGCTCGAGAAGGAACGGCCAACACCAGAGAAGGGTGAGGCGCTCGTCCGGACGCTACGGGTCGGTGTCGACGGAACAGATCACGAAGTCATCGGTGGCGCTCACGGTGGGTATCCGGATGGGGAGGACCACATGGTGCTGGGCCACGAGGCGGTCGGCGTCATCGAAAAGCCAAACGGAACGGGATTCGACGAAGGACAGGTCGTCGTCCCGACGGTGCGCCGAAAGCCGAACGGTGAGACCAACGAGTACTTCCGGCGTGGGGAACCGGATATGGCACCCGAAGGCGAGTACTTCGAACGCGGAATCGTCGGCGAACACGGATACATGGCCGAGTATTTCACGTCACCCGCGGACTTTCTCGTTCCGGTCCCCGCGGAGTTGGCCGAGTACGGCCTGTTCGTCGAACCGGTCTCGATCACCGAGAAGGCCAACGAACACGCGTTCTCGACGCGGGAACCGTTCGAGTGGCGACCGGAGTCGGCGTGTGTCCTCGGCAACGGGTCGCTGGGACTGCTCACGCTCTGGATGCTCCAACAGAAGTTCGACCGAACCTACTGTGTCGGCCGCCGTGATCGCCCGGACCCGACGATCGAGATCATCGACGAACTCGGTTCGACCTACATCGATTCCCGGGAGACAGCTGTCGACGAGATTCCGGAGGCCCACGAGTCGGTCGACTACGTCTACGAGGCGACCGGGTTCGCCCCCCACTCCGTCCAGACCGTGCAGGCACTCGCGCCGAACGGGGTCGGTGCCCTGCTCGGTATCCCCGAACCGTGGGACTTCGAGATCGACGGCGGGTCGCTTCACAACGAGATCGTCCTGCACAACAAGTGTCTCATCGGGACCGTCAACTCACACATCACCCACTTCGAGGACGCCGTGGAGACGCTCTCCGCGGCACCGAACTGGTTGCTCGACGACCTGATAACGACGGTCGCGGAGCCGACCGATGTCGCACCCGCCTTCGAGAACGACGACGACCAGATCAAGGCGGTCGTCGAATTCGACTCGTTGTGA
- a CDS encoding helix-turn-helix transcriptional regulator: MYCRIDGNDDVAMSGQRPIRYVCTSSVREDLVCELGEMSRTTGELLDALDASESAVYDALSNLEKKGLVDSHRDGWSLTGGGQLVADALGRIRDTESLLADDEDYWNDHDTRVLPQVYRCRLPELGDYEILRARESDLNRQVRHIASRIDAVEACDIVSPVYHEAYGDAMPDHEDARLVLSTDLVEGPSPERHPHSSWESTAVRIADVPFALGVSDEWTILTLPERNGQWARATLVSEDDSAIQWGRGLFETVWADATSPEQSHFVD, translated from the coding sequence ATGTACTGTCGGATCGACGGGAACGACGACGTGGCCATGTCCGGACAGCGGCCGATACGGTACGTCTGTACGTCGTCGGTTCGTGAGGATCTCGTCTGTGAACTGGGTGAGATGTCGAGGACGACAGGCGAGTTGCTCGACGCGCTCGATGCCAGCGAGTCCGCGGTGTACGACGCGCTGTCGAACCTGGAGAAGAAGGGGCTCGTCGACTCCCACCGGGACGGCTGGAGCCTGACGGGTGGCGGCCAACTCGTCGCGGACGCGCTCGGTCGGATACGTGACACCGAGTCGCTGCTGGCAGACGACGAGGACTACTGGAACGACCACGATACGAGGGTACTCCCGCAGGTGTACCGCTGTCGGCTGCCGGAGTTGGGCGACTACGAGATCCTGCGGGCTCGCGAGTCGGACCTCAACAGACAGGTCAGACATATCGCCAGCCGGATCGACGCCGTCGAGGCCTGCGATATCGTCTCGCCAGTCTACCACGAAGCCTACGGCGATGCGATGCCGGACCACGAGGACGCACGACTCGTCTTGAGTACGGACCTCGTCGAGGGACCCAGTCCCGAACGACATCCCCACTCGTCATGGGAGTCGACTGCTGTCCGTATCGCCGACGTACCGTTCGCACTGGGGGTCTCCGACGAGTGGACGATCCTCACACTGCCCGAACGGAACGGACAGTGGGCGCGAGCGACGCTCGTCTCGGAGGACGACTCGGCGATCCAGTGGGGACGGGGCCTCTTCGAGACGGTGTGGGCCGACGCCACCTCGCCGGAACAAAGTCACTTCGTTGACTAG